The following is a genomic window from Candidatus Kuenenbacteria bacterium.
AACTCAAAACAGTTTTTAGGGTGTTGGATATGTTGGAGCTGGAAAAACTGGGAGAGAAAAATTTTGATGTGGTATTTATGTTTGCGAGTTTGAACCATATTGCGGGAGAAGAAAATAGATTGAAAGTTTTGGAAGAGATAAAAAAAATATTAAAGCCGGGCGGAGTGGTGGTGATGACGAATTGGAATATGTGGCAGGTGGGGGCGGGGAAGAACATGTGGAGATATAAATTACAATTTTCAAGATACAAGATACAAGATACAAATAAATCCCAAATTTCAAATTCCAAATCCAAAATAAATCCCAAATTTCAAATTCCAAAATTTGGTTTAGGATTTAGGGATGCGATGACGAGATGGCAGAGTGGAGACAAAAAAAGGGTCGGGGAGCTTTATTACCGAGCGTTTAATTTGGTGGAGTTGAGAAAATTGATGCGGGAGGCGGAGTTTGAGGTGGTGGAGAATTATTATTCTTTGGATGGGAAGAGGGCGTGTTGGTGGAATGG
Proteins encoded in this region:
- a CDS encoding class I SAM-dependent methyltransferase translates to MNNEQAKRIMEISKKTYEMIAADFSATRNRVWPEMEILVKKYVKPGMKVLDLGCGNGRLLEVLPEVEYWGVDVSEGLVGEAEDKLKTQNSKLKTVFRVLDMLELEKLGEKNFDVVFMFASLNHIAGEENRLKVLEEIKKILKPGGVVVMTNWNMWQVGAGKNMWRYKLQFSRYKIQDTNKSQISNSKSKINPKFQIPKFGLGFRDAMTRWQSGDKKRVGELYYRAFNLVELRKLMREAEFEVVENYYSLDGKRACWWNGRNIVSVGKFNG